One Hydrogenophaga crassostreae genomic region harbors:
- a CDS encoding class I SAM-dependent methyltransferase, giving the protein MNNNAAFDPDQLPLVPDELDVLSELVPLQAQAIIELGCGAARLARSLLTRWPGCKVTGLEVDAVQHAKNLAHPQAGLTFLAAGAQAVPFVDASFDLALMLKSLHHVPMAAMDQALGEVARVLRPGGFLYVSEPIYGGAMNELVRLYNDEGVVRPAAQAALDRALATGQHWESITERRFAQAVHFASFEDFAQRMMYPSFADHKVDQALLDRVGAAFEPDCGEQGADFVRPMHVRLFRRKG; this is encoded by the coding sequence ATGAACAACAACGCCGCATTCGACCCCGATCAATTGCCTCTGGTGCCCGATGAGCTGGATGTGTTGTCTGAACTGGTGCCGTTGCAGGCGCAGGCCATCATTGAACTGGGCTGTGGCGCGGCCCGCTTGGCGCGGAGTTTGTTGACGCGCTGGCCAGGGTGCAAAGTCACGGGGTTGGAGGTGGATGCGGTGCAGCACGCCAAGAATCTGGCCCATCCACAAGCCGGTTTGACCTTCCTGGCTGCGGGTGCACAGGCTGTGCCTTTTGTCGATGCGTCCTTCGATCTGGCGCTGATGCTCAAGTCGCTGCACCACGTACCCATGGCGGCGATGGACCAGGCGCTGGGCGAAGTGGCGCGTGTCTTGCGGCCAGGCGGGTTTCTGTACGTGTCCGAACCGATTTATGGCGGCGCCATGAACGAGCTGGTGCGCCTGTACAACGATGAAGGCGTGGTGCGACCGGCTGCTCAAGCGGCGCTGGACCGTGCCTTGGCGACCGGCCAGCACTGGGAATCGATCACCGAACGGCGGTTCGCACAAGCGGTGCATTTCGCCAGCTTTGAAGATTTTGCCCAGCGCATGATGTACCCCAGCTTTGCAGACCACAAGGTCGATCAAGCCTTGCTGGACCGGGTGGGCGCAGCCTTCGAGCCGGACTGTGGTGAACAAGGCGCAGACTTTGTGCGGCCCATGCACGTGCGCCTGTTTCGACGCAAGGGCTGA
- a CDS encoding PaaI family thioesterase produces the protein MDAFQDHYPENVSHCYGCGSKNKHGHQIKTHWEGDETVTRFTPEPYHTSVPGFAYGGLIASLIDCHSTGTAAAAMYRQEGRDMDSLPAFRFVTGSLHVDFLKPTPLGELTLRGTVKEIKGRKVVVECTVFAGDVATARGEVVAVQMPESFGQS, from the coding sequence ATGGACGCTTTTCAAGACCACTATCCCGAGAACGTGTCGCATTGCTACGGTTGCGGCAGCAAGAACAAGCACGGCCACCAAATCAAAACCCATTGGGAGGGCGACGAAACGGTGACCCGGTTCACGCCCGAGCCGTATCACACCTCGGTGCCGGGCTTTGCCTACGGCGGCTTGATCGCCTCGCTGATCGATTGCCACAGCACGGGGACCGCGGCCGCCGCGATGTACCGCCAGGAAGGGCGCGACATGGATTCGTTGCCAGCGTTCCGCTTCGTCACGGGTTCGTTGCATGTCGACTTCCTCAAGCCCACGCCGTTGGGCGAGCTGACCCTGCGCGGCACAGTGAAAGAGATCAAGGGCCGCAAGGTGGTGGTGGAATGCACCGTGTTCGCCGGCGATGTCGCTACCGCGCGCGGCGAGGTGGTGGCGGTGCAGATGCCTGAGAGCTTCGGACAATCCTGA
- a CDS encoding DsrE family protein produces the protein MKRLIALSAATLLTMGAAHAEELFVNIHSGNAMAQGAGLVLAGQALEQKASVRVLLCDKAADIAVTGQELSNLKPKDVTTQQMLQGLIKAGAKVEVCALYLPNTGHKATDLIEGVTPAKPADVAAHLIKPGMHTLGF, from the coding sequence ATGAAACGTCTGATCGCGCTGAGCGCCGCCACCCTGCTGACCATGGGCGCTGCGCACGCCGAGGAACTCTTCGTCAACATCCACAGTGGCAACGCCATGGCACAGGGCGCCGGCCTGGTGCTCGCCGGGCAGGCGCTGGAGCAAAAGGCCAGTGTGCGCGTATTGCTGTGCGACAAGGCCGCCGACATCGCCGTGACCGGTCAGGAACTGTCCAATCTCAAACCCAAGGATGTGACCACCCAGCAAATGCTGCAAGGCCTGATCAAGGCCGGTGCGAAGGTGGAGGTCTGCGCGCTGTACCTGCCCAACACGGGCCACAAGGCCACCGACTTGATCGAGGGTGTGACGCCGGCCAAACCGGCCGATGTGGCGGCCCACCTGATCAAACCCGGCATGCACACGCTGGGTTTCTGA